A part of Streptococcus ruminicola genomic DNA contains:
- a CDS encoding CHAP domain-containing protein, whose amino-acid sequence MQPENKLKKVTKLVFKPIFVFFLPTILIISTILLGSMIIVGGAVAGGAEACESQTQLNYDGTEAGPTDANNSSSASESVVTFVKQHQEAYIQSWGVGGFLPSASIVQTMIETSFSMGVPSFASAHNMGGVKWTSVATYPKTIALYGSDAVSGSGAGTGVGDNTGGGYTWFKSFDAGIVGKAEFMSRQTLYVAAINNTDGKATLDAIAAGGWATDPSYKTKLDNTYDSLGSQFQWLDKLAIEKYGEKPVDFSKIDSPTLVGLDGVGDDDLKPCEEEDTNDGDGDVPADATSWGYTPDTLIASLKPYVHDPAKVGLKYGGPDGWLEHSGQCVDLTESLGNIIWGFSGITVGDGYQQASAWAKKFGNSVKNTPKSGAIFSSGASGPGHTGIVSHVFKDGSILIIEQNSPLSGAQIGKKDTWNYRIVRPATLKSEHFVFAYPDNKKPNWK is encoded by the coding sequence ATGCAACCTGAAAATAAATTAAAGAAAGTAACAAAATTAGTTTTTAAACCAATTTTTGTCTTCTTTTTACCGACAATATTAATTATATCTACTATTCTTTTAGGAAGTATGATAATTGTTGGAGGAGCAGTAGCAGGAGGCGCTGAAGCATGTGAATCTCAAACACAGCTTAATTATGATGGAACCGAAGCAGGACCTACCGATGCTAATAACAGTTCATCAGCTAGTGAATCTGTGGTGACGTTTGTAAAGCAACACCAAGAGGCCTATATTCAATCATGGGGAGTTGGTGGTTTCTTACCATCAGCTTCAATTGTCCAAACTATGATTGAGACTTCCTTCTCTATGGGAGTCCCATCATTTGCTTCTGCGCATAACATGGGCGGAGTAAAATGGACGTCTGTTGCAACTTATCCTAAAACAATCGCTCTGTATGGTTCTGACGCTGTTAGTGGAAGTGGAGCAGGTACTGGGGTAGGGGATAATACAGGTGGAGGTTACACTTGGTTTAAAAGTTTTGATGCTGGTATTGTCGGAAAAGCAGAATTTATGAGTCGCCAAACACTTTATGTAGCGGCAATAAATAATACTGATGGAAAAGCTACTTTAGATGCAATTGCAGCTGGGGGGTGGGCAACTGACCCTAGTTATAAAACTAAGCTCGATAATACATATGATTCATTAGGTTCTCAATTTCAATGGTTAGATAAACTAGCTATAGAGAAATATGGAGAAAAGCCAGTTGATTTTTCAAAAATAGATTCTCCAACATTAGTCGGCTTAGATGGTGTGGGTGATGATGATTTAAAACCTTGTGAAGAAGAGGATACCAATGATGGTGACGGAGATGTACCAGCCGATGCTACAAGTTGGGGATATACTCCAGATACCCTTATCGCTAGTTTGAAACCTTATGTTCACGACCCTGCAAAAGTTGGTTTAAAATATGGTGGTCCAGATGGGTGGTTAGAACATTCTGGGCAGTGTGTTGACTTAACTGAAAGTTTAGGAAATATTATTTGGGGCTTTTCAGGTATTACTGTAGGAGATGGTTACCAACAAGCGTCTGCATGGGCTAAAAAATTTGGAAATAGCGTTAAGAATACTCCAAAATCAGGAGCGATTTTCTCTAGTGGTGCCAGCGGTCCGGGACATACTGGGATTGTATCACATGTTTTCAAGGATGGCTCTATTTTAATTATTGAACAAAATTCACCTCTTTCTGGTGCTCAAATTGGTAAAAAGGATACTTGGAATTATCGTATTGTCAGACCGGCTACTTTAAAGAGCGAACATTTTGTATTTGCGTATCCAGATAATAAGAAGCCAAACTGGAAGTAA
- a CDS encoding pLS20_p028 family conjugation system transmembrane protein, which produces MAFDTRLNGEGTFWKNIKSMGENLSDQAFDLNHNFKINDTDSQVLSTFYKQWSEYLTPHPHFFTTFLTIPEWFAKTFYGFSNALESIFNKIFALFGFFSLLGSNDNFIGQIYSGLRTVGISLFIAFIVVRVVIGIIGTPFKYKEFFNHAILVTAATAFLPAALTSFSEVVADSSKDLQTYVASGTKQGSTLSAQPFQDNVVDIMQLARVGFNASKLGRQRGDDGYINPSKAEANGVRLNRLSSKNIASTNFVTSYGPNDKEELEHFADAAKNKSKFLFFEIPTGDNENSMYYCLATLFRSELRKNDWDDSGQKPVEVEVAGYKVTSIVGYNILKPVYLRYKVNWIGLFVEQAMLILLLIGLLITVLQTIMRTLLSSVVAPIVGYTSVDNSAKFLDLLRTIFAGIAGIWFDILIVKYGLWFISKAPTMAFSSHNNNFGSFIGNLGFWGNTIATIALYIAVFYATIQGSRAIENWLGVSTGAKAGIAQTAATVGAGVMAGRAIEQASIGRKDINGNRHGGSIGHEMRNIRNAAQRGTKGVKDFGGSVLKNTAAEMGALYGSGSALRDNYNKRGGGLKGATFGTLDTLRNGAQIPASKFQSKGNAGVNALKDAYSSGKASAYSNFTSPSSRNIAESSITPEELASVLPTNSVNLETPEELAGGSSAKLAEDVSTKGVTSTSKEAVAPSKTVSTKGVTSTSKEAVAPSKTVSTKGVTSTSKEAVAPSKTVSTKGVTSTPREVVAPSKTVSTKGVTSTPKEVVAPSKTVSTKGVTSTPREVVAPSKTVSTKGVTSTPREVVAPSKTVSTKSVTSTPQKTVTKQRINSPHIGNEKISQENYEVNRPKVAKRLSGFGKEEDSSL; this is translated from the coding sequence ATGGCATTTGATACCAGATTAAATGGTGAAGGAACCTTTTGGAAAAACATAAAGTCGATGGGGGAAAACTTATCAGATCAGGCTTTTGATTTAAATCATAACTTTAAAATAAATGATACTGATTCTCAAGTTTTATCCACTTTTTATAAACAGTGGAGTGAATACCTGACCCCGCATCCACATTTCTTTACAACATTTTTAACAATACCCGAGTGGTTTGCTAAAACGTTTTATGGTTTTTCTAATGCTTTAGAATCAATATTTAACAAAATATTTGCTCTTTTTGGTTTCTTTAGCTTGTTGGGTTCTAACGATAATTTTATTGGGCAAATATATTCAGGTTTGCGTACTGTCGGCATTTCGCTTTTTATAGCTTTCATAGTTGTTCGTGTTGTCATCGGGATTATTGGAACTCCATTTAAATATAAGGAGTTTTTCAATCATGCTATATTAGTAACTGCAGCAACTGCTTTTCTACCAGCTGCATTAACTTCTTTTTCAGAAGTAGTTGCAGATAGTTCTAAAGATTTACAAACCTATGTTGCTAGTGGTACAAAACAAGGCAGTACACTGTCAGCACAGCCATTTCAAGATAATGTTGTTGACATTATGCAGTTAGCCAGAGTTGGTTTTAACGCTAGTAAGCTTGGTCGTCAAAGAGGCGATGATGGGTATATTAATCCTAGTAAAGCGGAAGCTAATGGCGTTCGTCTTAATAGGTTATCGTCTAAAAATATAGCGTCAACTAATTTCGTAACCTCATATGGACCTAATGATAAAGAAGAATTAGAACACTTTGCAGATGCTGCTAAGAATAAATCGAAATTCCTATTTTTTGAGATTCCGACTGGAGATAATGAAAATAGTATGTATTATTGTTTAGCAACTCTGTTCCGTTCTGAATTAAGAAAAAACGATTGGGATGATAGTGGACAAAAACCCGTAGAAGTGGAAGTTGCTGGTTATAAGGTAACTTCTATTGTTGGCTACAATATTTTAAAACCAGTGTACCTACGTTATAAAGTCAACTGGATTGGCTTATTTGTTGAACAAGCAATGTTGATTTTATTGCTAATCGGTTTGTTAATTACAGTTTTACAAACAATAATGCGAACTCTATTATCCTCTGTAGTTGCACCTATCGTTGGATATACATCGGTAGATAATTCTGCAAAATTCTTAGATCTTTTGCGGACAATATTCGCTGGTATTGCTGGTATTTGGTTTGATATTTTAATTGTTAAATACGGACTATGGTTCATAAGTAAAGCTCCAACGATGGCATTTAGTAGTCACAATAATAATTTTGGCTCATTTATTGGAAATTTAGGCTTTTGGGGTAATACTATTGCAACGATTGCTCTTTATATTGCAGTGTTTTATGCTACTATTCAAGGTTCAAGAGCTATTGAAAATTGGTTAGGAGTATCAACGGGTGCTAAAGCTGGTATAGCTCAAACGGCAGCTACAGTTGGAGCAGGAGTTATGGCTGGAAGAGCTATTGAACAAGCTTCTATTGGACGTAAAGATATTAATGGAAATCGTCATGGTGGTTCAATTGGACATGAAATGAGAAATATTAGAAATGCTGCTCAAAGAGGGACCAAAGGAGTAAAAGATTTTGGAGGATCTGTTCTAAAAAATACAGCAGCAGAAATGGGTGCTCTTTATGGCAGTGGTAGTGCACTTAGAGATAACTATAATAAACGTGGCGGAGGATTAAAGGGAGCTACATTTGGAACATTAGATACTCTAAGAAACGGTGCTCAAATTCCTGCATCTAAATTTCAAAGTAAAGGTAATGCAGGAGTTAACGCCCTAAAAGACGCTTATAGTAGCGGAAAGGCATCTGCTTACTCTAATTTTACTTCACCGTCTTCTCGAAATATAGCTGAATCATCAATTACCCCAGAAGAGCTAGCAAGTGTTTTACCAACTAACTCAGTGAATTTGGAAACCCCAGAAGAACTAGCAGGTGGATCGTCAGCTAAACTAGCAGAGGATGTTTCAACTAAAGGAGTTACCTCAACATCAAAAGAAGCTGTTGCCCCAAGTAAGACAGTTTCAACTAAAGGAGTTACCTCAACATCAAAAGAAGCTGTTGCCCCAAGTAAGACAGTTTCAACTAAAGGAGTTACCTCAACATCAAAAGAAGCTGTTGCCCCAAGTAAGACAGTTTCAACTAAAGGAGTTACTTCAACACCAAGAGAAGTTGTTGCCCCAAGTAAGACAGTTTCAACTAAAGGAGTTACCTCAACACCAAAAGAAGTTGTTGCCCCAAGTAAGACAGTTTCAACTAAAGGAGTTACCTCAACACCAAGAGAAGTTGTTGCCCCAAGTAAGACAGTTTCAACTAAAGGAGTTACTTCAACACCAAGAGAAGTTGTTGCCCCAAGTAAGACAGTTTCAACTAAAAGTGTTACATCAACACCCCAAAAAACTGTTACAAAACAACGAATTAATTCTCCTCACATAGGAAATGAGAAAATCTCACAAGAAAATTACGAAGTTAATCGTCCTAAAGTTGCTAAGCGTCTTAGCGGTTTTGGAAAAGAGGAAGACAGTTCTTTGTAA
- a CDS encoding TrbC/VirB2 family protein — protein sequence MKFKDVKNTAKAKWLLATAMVNSAIISSPVLADNPWGKVQSATTNFTEKVRNLSFFVFIATVVVAGLMFAFGDIGKNKAMKWLPYIVGGVALVSGATSLIMWLKEIFG from the coding sequence TTGAAATTTAAAGATGTAAAAAATACTGCAAAAGCTAAGTGGCTTTTGGCAACAGCAATGGTAAATAGTGCTATCATTTCTTCACCAGTATTGGCGGATAATCCATGGGGGAAAGTGCAGAGTGCAACTACTAATTTTACTGAAAAAGTAAGAAATCTTTCATTTTTTGTTTTTATTGCTACTGTAGTTGTTGCTGGTCTAATGTTTGCATTTGGAGATATCGGAAAAAATAAAGCAATGAAGTGGCTACCATACATTGTGGGGGGAGTCGCTCTTGTTTCTGGTGCAACATCGCTTATTATGTGGCTCAAAGAGATTTTTGGCTAA